The following are from one region of the Halorussus rarus genome:
- a CDS encoding MFS transporter, protein MNRNDRSIVGLVMVAHAMVHTYELSIPILVTIWLDQFGVTAGTMGLVVSAGYALFGLGALPGGVLADAYGSRRLIVACLAGMGGSFALLSLAPSVPVIAAALVLWGAAASVYHPSGLSLISTGVSQQGTAFAYHGMAGNLGIALGPLATAVLLPFADWRLVVLLLAAPAALAVVYALTVDVDETAAVDDPGADGSETVDESVADGGDPAAEAESDGDPAAEAESDGDARAGGSVSSLPELVADSKALFSGAFVLVFGVVMFSGLYYRGVLTFLPELLANQPLFDPVTLGGRAIEPSRYLYAGLLVIGIGGQYVGGKLTDRIPVEYGITGAFATLAVVALLYLPALRAGLEAILAASAVLGFALFVVQPLYQSAVARYTPPGTRGLSYGFTYLGVFGVGALGAGIAGLVLDLFSPSALFAMLAAFALAAAAFGAALSVRSS, encoded by the coding sequence GTGAACCGGAACGACCGGTCCATCGTGGGGCTGGTGATGGTCGCCCACGCGATGGTCCACACCTACGAGCTCTCGATCCCCATCCTCGTGACCATCTGGCTCGACCAGTTCGGGGTGACCGCGGGGACGATGGGGTTGGTCGTCTCCGCCGGCTACGCGCTGTTCGGCCTGGGCGCGCTGCCGGGCGGCGTGCTGGCCGACGCCTACGGGTCGCGCCGGCTCATCGTCGCGTGCCTGGCGGGGATGGGCGGGTCGTTCGCCCTGTTGAGCCTCGCCCCGAGCGTCCCGGTGATCGCGGCGGCGCTGGTGCTCTGGGGCGCGGCCGCGAGCGTCTACCACCCCTCGGGCCTCTCGCTGATCAGTACGGGCGTCTCCCAGCAGGGGACCGCGTTCGCGTACCACGGGATGGCGGGCAACCTCGGCATCGCGCTCGGCCCGCTGGCGACCGCGGTGCTGCTCCCGTTCGCCGACTGGCGACTCGTCGTCCTGCTGCTGGCCGCGCCGGCCGCGCTCGCCGTCGTGTACGCGCTCACCGTCGACGTGGACGAAACCGCCGCCGTGGACGACCCGGGCGCCGACGGGAGCGAAACCGTCGACGAGTCGGTCGCCGACGGCGGCGACCCCGCAGCGGAAGCGGAGTCGGACGGCGACCCCGCAGCGGAAGCGGAGTCGGACGGCGACGCCCGCGCCGGCGGGAGCGTGTCGTCGCTCCCCGAACTGGTCGCGGACTCGAAGGCGCTGTTCTCGGGCGCGTTCGTGCTCGTGTTCGGCGTCGTGATGTTCTCCGGGCTCTACTACCGGGGCGTGCTCACCTTCCTGCCCGAACTGCTGGCGAACCAGCCGCTGTTCGACCCCGTGACCCTGGGCGGCCGGGCGATAGAGCCCTCGCGGTACCTCTACGCCGGGCTGCTGGTCATCGGCATCGGCGGTCAGTACGTCGGCGGGAAGCTGACCGACCGCATCCCCGTCGAGTACGGTATCACCGGTGCGTTCGCGACTCTCGCGGTCGTGGCGCTGCTCTACCTGCCCGCGCTCCGCGCCGGCCTGGAGGCGATACTCGCGGCGAGCGCGGTCCTCGGGTTCGCGCTGTTCGTGGTCCAGCCGCTGTACCAGTCCGCCGTGGCCCGGTACACGCCGCCGGGCACCCGGGGGCTCTCGTACGGGTTCACGTACCTCGGCGTGTTCGGCGTCGGCGCGCTCGGCGCGGGCATCGCCGGCCTCGTCCTCGACCTGTTCTCCCCGAGCGCGCTGTTCGCGATGCTGGCCGCGTTCGCGCTCGCCGCGGCGGCGTTCGGGGCCGCGCTCTCGGTTCGGTCGTCGTGA
- a CDS encoding ATP-binding protein yields MSQETIDVAEVSAGKGGTAGEPGDPVELPVVEVLTGRAFVTGKSGSGKSNTMSVIAEKLLDGGYPVMLVDTDGEYYGLKEEYELLHAGADEECDIQVNPEHAERLASLALEDNVPIILDVSGYLDEDDGKELLKAVAQQLFAKEKKLKKPFLMVVEEVHEYIPEGGGMDECGRMLIKIGKRGRKHGLGIAGISQRPADVKKDFITQCDWLVWHRLTWNNDTNVVGRILGNDYAEAIEDMDDGEAFMTTDWSEETRRVKFHRKQTFDAGATPGLDDFERPDLKSVSDDLVSDLREISEEESQREDRIEELEQELREKENHVEDLERQLEEAREMEEVADKFAKAMLDTSRNRRANPYIDTGGGPQVQQQAGQGAQQADLGGFEQAEAKDAERAAEDERDDGDGDAASDAGDRDPLDAVREELDALEPVERGMLAYYLREGPATPVEAHITAGGADDRELAYNHNRTLRRRGFVQHAGAGEYVAALPSLLAALTDGEMDDDSRSEALSAVAEELPDVE; encoded by the coding sequence ATGTCCCAGGAGACCATCGACGTCGCCGAGGTGAGCGCCGGGAAAGGGGGCACCGCCGGCGAGCCCGGCGACCCCGTGGAGTTGCCCGTCGTGGAGGTGCTGACCGGCCGCGCGTTCGTGACCGGGAAGAGCGGAAGCGGGAAGAGCAACACCATGAGCGTCATCGCCGAGAAACTCCTGGACGGCGGCTACCCGGTGATGCTGGTCGACACCGACGGGGAGTACTACGGGCTGAAGGAGGAGTACGAGCTGCTCCACGCCGGCGCCGACGAGGAGTGCGACATCCAGGTCAACCCCGAGCACGCCGAGCGGCTCGCCTCGCTGGCGCTGGAGGACAACGTCCCCATCATCCTCGACGTGTCGGGCTACCTCGACGAGGACGACGGCAAGGAGCTCCTGAAGGCGGTCGCCCAGCAGCTGTTCGCCAAGGAGAAGAAGCTCAAGAAGCCGTTCCTGATGGTGGTCGAGGAGGTCCACGAGTACATCCCCGAGGGCGGCGGGATGGACGAGTGCGGCCGGATGCTCATCAAGATCGGCAAGCGCGGGCGCAAGCACGGCCTGGGCATCGCGGGCATCAGCCAGCGCCCGGCCGACGTGAAGAAGGACTTCATCACGCAGTGCGACTGGCTCGTCTGGCACCGGCTCACCTGGAACAACGACACCAACGTCGTCGGGCGCATCCTCGGCAACGACTACGCCGAGGCCATCGAGGACATGGACGACGGCGAGGCGTTCATGACGACCGACTGGTCCGAGGAGACCCGCCGGGTCAAGTTCCACCGCAAGCAGACGTTCGACGCGGGCGCGACCCCCGGCCTCGACGACTTCGAGCGCCCCGACCTCAAGTCGGTCAGCGACGACCTGGTGAGCGACCTCCGCGAGATAAGCGAGGAGGAGAGCCAACGCGAGGACCGCATCGAGGAGCTGGAGCAGGAGCTCCGGGAGAAGGAGAACCACGTCGAGGACCTCGAACGCCAGCTCGAGGAGGCCCGCGAGATGGAGGAGGTCGCCGACAAGTTCGCCAAGGCGATGCTCGACACCTCGCGCAACCGGCGGGCCAACCCCTACATCGACACCGGCGGCGGCCCGCAGGTCCAGCAGCAGGCGGGCCAGGGCGCCCAGCAGGCCGACCTCGGCGGCTTCGAGCAGGCCGAGGCGAAGGACGCCGAGCGCGCCGCGGAAGACGAACGTGACGACGGCGACGGGGACGCGGCGTCGGACGCCGGCGACCGCGACCCGCTCGACGCCGTCCGCGAGGAGCTCGACGCGCTCGAACCGGTCGAGCGCGGGATGCTGGCCTACTACCTCCGGGAGGGCCCGGCCACGCCGGTGGAGGCCCACATCACCGCCGGCGGGGCCGACGACCGCGAGCTCGCCTACAACCACAACCGGACGCTCCGCCGGCGGGGGTTCGTCCAGCACGCCGGCGCCGGCGAGTACGTCGCCGCGCTGCCGAGCCTGCTTGCGGCGCTGACCGACGGCGAGATGGACGACGACAGCCGGAGCGAGGCGCTGTCGGCGGTCGCCGAGGAGCTACCGGACGTGGAGTGA
- a CDS encoding DUF7405 family protein has protein sequence MSPSANRGVTRRSFVRSAVAIGGTPALDSLVDRFGTPDAPRGTDWQSSLPERQFAWNEYLNTDDHGNFLGPRHRVLLYLNYRKQGVPSQQDRQTVESAFRSLERAYEWSHRGLLFTASYSPAYFDRFDASLPGSVDLPQPKALASFEDPAFDTPDAVVHLASDHAQVVLAAEQALLGEQSTVNGVKMANELSGVFERIDRRTGFIGDGLPADNQDVQGIPDSEPVPEEAPLYMGFKSGYERNQATEDRVAIPEGPFADGTTQHVSKIRLRLEDWYGEQDHEERVAEMFCPFHAEQNLVEGTGESLGDTSRVDDCGDDLQQAAREHGRVGHSQKQAQVRENDRPIILRRDFDSTDGNQAGVHFLSLQRAISDFVETREAMNGADLTDTITIRQRVNNGILEYMFVQRRGNYLLPPRNRRALPKLG, from the coding sequence ATGTCACCGAGTGCGAATCGGGGGGTGACCCGGCGGTCGTTCGTCCGGTCGGCCGTGGCTATCGGTGGGACGCCGGCGCTCGACTCGCTCGTCGACCGGTTCGGGACGCCCGACGCCCCGCGGGGGACGGACTGGCAGTCGTCGCTGCCCGAGCGACAGTTCGCGTGGAACGAGTACCTGAACACCGACGACCACGGCAACTTCCTCGGGCCGCGCCACCGGGTGCTGCTCTACCTGAACTACCGGAAGCAGGGCGTGCCGTCCCAGCAGGACCGCCAGACCGTCGAGTCGGCGTTCCGGAGCCTCGAACGCGCCTACGAGTGGAGCCACCGGGGGCTGCTGTTCACCGCGAGCTACTCGCCGGCGTACTTCGACCGGTTCGACGCGTCGCTGCCCGGGTCGGTCGACCTGCCGCAGCCGAAGGCGCTCGCCTCGTTCGAGGACCCGGCGTTCGACACGCCCGACGCGGTCGTCCACCTCGCCAGCGACCACGCCCAGGTCGTCCTCGCGGCCGAGCAGGCGCTGCTGGGCGAGCAGTCGACGGTGAACGGCGTGAAGATGGCGAACGAACTCTCGGGGGTGTTCGAGCGGATCGACCGCCGGACGGGGTTCATCGGCGACGGCCTGCCCGCCGACAACCAGGACGTCCAGGGGATTCCCGACTCGGAGCCGGTGCCGGAGGAGGCGCCGCTCTACATGGGGTTCAAGTCGGGCTACGAGCGCAACCAGGCTACCGAGGACCGGGTCGCCATCCCGGAGGGGCCGTTCGCGGACGGGACGACCCAGCACGTCTCGAAGATCCGGCTCCGGCTCGAGGACTGGTACGGCGAGCAGGACCACGAGGAGCGGGTCGCCGAGATGTTCTGTCCGTTCCACGCCGAGCAGAACCTGGTCGAGGGGACCGGCGAGAGCCTCGGCGACACCAGCCGGGTCGACGACTGCGGGGACGACCTCCAGCAGGCCGCCCGCGAACACGGCCGCGTCGGTCACTCCCAGAAACAGGCCCAGGTCCGCGAGAACGACCGGCCCATCATCCTCCGGCGGGACTTCGACTCGACCGACGGCAACCAGGCGGGGGTCCACTTCCTCTCGCTCCAGCGGGCCATCTCGGACTTCGTCGAGACCCGCGAGGCGATGAACGGCGCGGACCTCACTGACACGATCACCATCCGCCAGCGGGTCAACAACGGCATCCTCGAGTACATGTTCGTGCAGCGCCGCGGGAACTACCTCCTGCCGCCCCGGAACCGGCGCGCGCTCCCGAAGCTCGGTTGA
- a CDS encoding iron transporter: MRRREYLALGTALASGVGAVAARSTGASDGGPQETGTTRATTATGGEKTAGEQRTTTRAERPDGVYVQSFIETMSMQGTARAGDYEVAVMYTIPHVFWTVTGSELSRHARRESDSVHLMAVVWDPETGTVLPEAGVSLEIRRGDSLVSQEVIYPMLSQRMGAHYGANFQLPGDGTYTVKVSIGGMSIPRTGAFSGKFGEGASATVELAFNEQTRSQITIRQVEQAYQPGAVRPMQMGSFPIGRAPKKGQLPGTVAGTATSDDAKLVVTRLTADQAGPLADGRPYLAVSVRTPYNRLVLPMMGLEATVTRGNRTVYDGRLRRTLDPRLNYHYGAPVGSLQSGDQVSIRPTVPPQVARHEGYETAFLQMGEASVTL, translated from the coding sequence ATGCGCCGACGCGAGTACCTCGCACTCGGCACGGCGCTCGCTTCCGGGGTCGGGGCGGTCGCCGCGCGGTCGACCGGAGCGAGTGACGGGGGGCCACAGGAGACCGGGACGACGAGAGCGACGACCGCGACCGGCGGGGAGAAGACCGCGGGCGAGCAGCGGACGACGACCCGGGCCGAGCGCCCGGACGGGGTGTACGTCCAGTCGTTCATCGAGACGATGTCGATGCAGGGGACCGCGCGGGCGGGCGACTACGAGGTGGCGGTGATGTACACGATCCCGCACGTGTTCTGGACGGTCACCGGCTCGGAGCTCTCCCGCCACGCCAGGCGCGAGAGCGACTCGGTCCACCTGATGGCCGTCGTCTGGGACCCCGAGACCGGCACCGTCCTGCCGGAGGCCGGCGTGTCGCTCGAGATCCGGCGGGGCGACTCGCTGGTCTCACAGGAGGTCATCTACCCGATGCTGTCCCAGCGGATGGGCGCCCACTACGGGGCGAACTTCCAGCTTCCGGGCGACGGCACCTACACCGTCAAGGTCAGCATCGGCGGGATGAGCATCCCGCGCACCGGCGCCTTCTCGGGGAAGTTCGGCGAGGGCGCGAGCGCGACCGTCGAACTGGCGTTCAACGAGCAGACTCGGAGCCAGATCACCATCCGGCAGGTCGAGCAGGCCTACCAGCCGGGAGCCGTCAGGCCGATGCAGATGGGGTCGTTCCCAATCGGACGCGCGCCGAAGAAGGGCCAGCTCCCCGGAACGGTCGCGGGAACCGCGACCAGCGACGACGCCAAACTGGTGGTAACCAGGCTCACCGCCGACCAGGCGGGTCCGCTCGCCGACGGCAGGCCCTACCTCGCGGTGTCGGTCCGGACGCCGTACAACCGGCTCGTCCTGCCGATGATGGGGCTGGAGGCGACCGTCACCAGGGGGAACCGGACCGTCTACGACGGGCGGCTCCGCCGGACGCTCGACCCGCGGCTGAACTACCACTACGGCGCGCCGGTCGGCAGCCTGCAGTCGGGCGACCAGGTCAGCATCCGGCCGACGGTTCCGCCGCAGGTGGCCCGCCACGAGGGGTACGAGACGGCGTTCCTCCAGATGGGCGAGGCGTCGGTGACGCTCTGA
- a CDS encoding DUF7282 domain-containing protein → MHDRTRTTVVAVACLLVTAGLAGVAAAHGNHLTVDPQVSSDGTVVVENFFLQNGGYLVLHADKGGEPGKVVGVRQFGPGYHSSVPIRMDRQFWRSAGDTVTVWATLHRNDGDGRFERGDDEIFRSFGGFTGRAIPVAKADSGQAYVVAANPFEVRQTTDGPNVTIRNVSLASDGYVAIHATEQDYSPGQVVGQTALSAGTHENVTVSMNGSYYGSLDARYSLWAVVHTSDGDGSFDPASDTVLQAGNETVGSFFNLEKTGSGDGNAVNTPTSGNATATATASATSGESLVNTPTPTTAEASASLVNTPTPTTTNASA, encoded by the coding sequence ATGCACGATAGGACGCGGACGACGGTGGTAGCCGTGGCGTGTCTGCTCGTCACCGCCGGCCTCGCCGGCGTCGCGGCGGCGCACGGCAACCACCTCACGGTCGACCCGCAGGTATCGAGCGACGGCACCGTCGTCGTCGAGAACTTCTTCCTCCAGAACGGGGGGTACCTCGTCCTCCACGCCGACAAGGGCGGCGAGCCCGGGAAGGTGGTCGGCGTCCGGCAGTTCGGCCCGGGCTACCACTCCTCGGTCCCGATACGGATGGACCGGCAGTTCTGGCGCTCGGCTGGCGACACGGTGACCGTCTGGGCCACGCTCCACCGGAACGACGGCGACGGCCGGTTTGAGCGAGGGGACGACGAGATATTCCGGTCGTTCGGCGGATTCACCGGGCGAGCGATTCCGGTGGCGAAGGCCGATTCCGGGCAGGCGTACGTCGTCGCCGCCAACCCGTTCGAGGTCCGCCAGACGACCGACGGCCCGAACGTGACGATCCGGAACGTCTCGCTGGCGTCGGACGGCTACGTCGCGATCCACGCGACCGAGCAGGACTACTCGCCGGGGCAGGTCGTCGGCCAGACCGCCCTGTCCGCCGGGACCCACGAGAACGTGACGGTGTCGATGAACGGGTCGTACTACGGGTCGCTCGACGCCCGGTACAGCCTCTGGGCGGTCGTCCACACCTCCGACGGGGACGGGTCGTTCGACCCCGCTTCCGATACCGTCTTGCAAGCCGGCAACGAGACCGTCGGGTCGTTCTTCAACCTGGAGAAAACCGGGTCGGGCGATGGGAACGCCGTCAACACGCCGACGTCGGGGAACGCGACGGCGACCGCAACCGCCAGCGCCACGTCGGGCGAGTCGCTGGTGAACACGCCGACTCCAACGACCGCGGAGGCCTCGGCGTCGCTGGTGAACACGCCGACGCCGACCACCACCAACGCGTCGGCGTGA
- a CDS encoding LVIVD repeat-containing protein translates to MVERTRRGFLKTLGVTTLVAGGAGTVGAQENQSRTVRGRLERLGHSLLSDPEGGYAEEAIRPDGQYAALGSYLGTGGSFLVDLSDLSNPQQAHRVPSSEHTRNADVEFDARNGLYYRSQEPNDDQGQGGVEIIDYGYGQGSVEEPEIIGRIDRPSGVHNMEAHYSEPVLYLVNSPIGDLQNVENPSAVSEGITAWDTSDPANPQMIGEFEPMGSNHDITLDRQRDMLHSAYIAGNFVGYAAHDISDPRNLQLVGTFDYKYRPQYTEVGTPGYELAHFAAADPVDDLVVLGDEKGTGLPGGKHILDVGWDQGSFENPVHIGFTHGPNAIRQDEDVELYDWTTHNHQVVHKDGRRLLVDGCYHEGAVVFDISDPTDPVPAHQYLTDDRADQANGASWVGAAPMAWGADYHAGRDVVVVSDLETGIYTFRVRNEEPPVLSVEEAIDANDNGRLERDEIEQAVSYWEEGETVPNTGVAGDNVEMTTDRLQELIAQWQNNQ, encoded by the coding sequence ATGGTCGAGAGAACTCGACGCGGTTTCCTCAAGACACTCGGTGTGACGACGCTCGTCGCGGGCGGCGCGGGGACAGTAGGGGCACAGGAGAACCAATCTCGAACCGTTCGGGGGCGGCTGGAGCGGCTCGGCCACTCGCTGCTCTCGGACCCGGAGGGCGGCTACGCCGAGGAGGCCATCCGACCCGACGGCCAGTACGCCGCGCTCGGGAGCTATCTCGGGACCGGCGGGTCGTTCCTGGTCGACCTGAGCGACCTCTCGAACCCCCAGCAGGCACACCGGGTTCCCTCGTCGGAGCACACCCGGAACGCCGACGTGGAGTTCGACGCCCGCAACGGTCTGTACTACCGGAGCCAGGAGCCCAACGACGACCAGGGACAAGGCGGTGTCGAGATAATCGACTACGGGTACGGCCAGGGCAGCGTCGAAGAACCCGAGATAATCGGCCGCATCGACCGACCGTCGGGCGTCCACAACATGGAGGCCCACTACAGCGAACCAGTCCTCTACCTGGTCAACTCGCCGATAGGCGACCTCCAGAACGTCGAGAACCCGTCGGCGGTCTCGGAGGGCATCACGGCGTGGGACACCAGCGACCCGGCGAACCCCCAGATGATCGGGGAGTTCGAGCCGATGGGTTCGAACCACGACATCACGCTCGACCGCCAGCGTGACATGCTCCACTCGGCGTACATCGCCGGGAACTTCGTGGGCTACGCCGCCCACGACATCAGCGACCCGCGGAACCTCCAACTGGTCGGGACCTTCGACTACAAGTACAGGCCTCAGTACACCGAGGTCGGCACGCCGGGCTACGAACTCGCCCACTTCGCGGCGGCCGACCCGGTCGACGACCTGGTCGTCCTCGGCGACGAGAAGGGGACGGGGCTGCCCGGCGGCAAGCACATCCTCGACGTCGGCTGGGACCAGGGGTCGTTCGAGAACCCGGTCCACATCGGCTTCACCCACGGGCCGAACGCCATCCGGCAGGACGAGGACGTCGAGCTCTACGACTGGACGACGCACAACCACCAGGTCGTCCACAAGGACGGCCGCCGGCTGCTGGTCGACGGCTGCTACCACGAGGGCGCGGTGGTGTTCGACATCTCGGACCCGACCGACCCGGTGCCCGCCCACCAGTACCTCACCGACGACCGGGCCGACCAGGCCAACGGCGCGTCCTGGGTCGGGGCGGCCCCGATGGCGTGGGGCGCAGACTACCACGCCGGCAGGGACGTCGTGGTCGTCAGCGACCTCGAGACCGGCATCTACACGTTCCGGGTCCGCAACGAGGAGCCGCCGGTGCTCTCGGTCGAGGAGGCCATCGACGCGAACGACAACGGCCGGCTTGAGCGCGACGAGATAGAGCAGGCCGTCTCCTACTGGGAGGAGGGCGAGACCGTGCCGAACACGGGCGTCGCGGGCGACAACGTCGAGATGACGACCGACCGGCTGCAGGAGCTCATCGCGCAGTGGCAGAACAACCAGTAG
- a CDS encoding DUF192 domain-containing protein yields the protein MTTESGEVFAVAVPVIVALSLVAAGALAPAAGQPSDAVGVQGAEADLQLAANGSSVIVPGQNVTANFTLTNTGDGPSTAPVVELANVPGGWEVVTQSAGPNVTWSETNTAWASTESLAPGESLNVSVTLRLPNETAQSVYHVSARAFDAGGSVATAVEEFPVGSFGDEAPLSLSASGPESVRPGENVTVELSLANEGENETVAPVVSLAGVPSNWTVLNHTEPGNVTWSEENAAWASTESLAPGESLDVSVLLGTDREAAEGPYFVSASGFGESMEAAATAVQVNLSGEPVPNETANATTTAAGEAAATTTATETTAAAEQTTMEAMATTTAEESAETTAEMETTTTLPATTDVERNVTATFVVPDGDNVTVTLRVADESEERQRGLMYRQSLADRSGMVFVYDERDPRTFWMKNTYVDLDIIFVAPNGTVLNVEHAQAQPNAPDSEVDRYSSDGQAKYVVELPRGFANETGVGPGTELVFEGPVPEAGPGTATVTTDGDQSEAAGAETTTASG from the coding sequence ATGACAACCGAATCGGGGGAAGTTTTCGCCGTCGCGGTGCCGGTAATCGTGGCACTGTCGCTGGTCGCGGCGGGCGCGCTCGCGCCCGCGGCGGGCCAGCCGTCGGACGCAGTGGGGGTACAGGGTGCTGAGGCCGATCTGCAGCTCGCGGCGAACGGCTCTAGCGTCATCGTTCCGGGCCAGAACGTCACCGCCAACTTCACGCTGACCAACACCGGCGACGGACCGAGCACGGCGCCGGTGGTCGAACTCGCGAACGTGCCGGGCGGCTGGGAGGTCGTGACCCAGTCGGCCGGCCCGAACGTGACGTGGAGCGAGACCAACACCGCGTGGGCGTCGACCGAGTCGCTCGCGCCCGGCGAGTCGCTGAACGTCTCGGTGACGCTCCGACTCCCCAACGAGACGGCCCAGTCGGTGTACCACGTCTCGGCCCGGGCGTTCGACGCGGGCGGGAGCGTCGCGACCGCCGTCGAGGAGTTCCCGGTCGGCTCGTTCGGCGACGAGGCGCCGCTGTCGCTGTCGGCCTCGGGGCCGGAGTCGGTCCGGCCGGGCGAGAACGTCACGGTAGAGCTCTCGCTCGCCAACGAGGGCGAGAACGAGACGGTCGCGCCGGTCGTCAGCCTCGCCGGCGTGCCGTCGAACTGGACGGTGCTGAACCACACCGAACCGGGGAACGTGACGTGGAGCGAGGAGAACGCCGCGTGGGCGTCGACCGAGTCGCTGGCGCCCGGCGAGTCGCTCGACGTCTCGGTCCTGCTGGGGACCGACCGCGAGGCGGCCGAGGGGCCGTACTTCGTCTCCGCCAGCGGCTTCGGTGAGAGCATGGAGGCGGCCGCAACGGCCGTACAGGTCAACCTGAGCGGCGAACCGGTCCCGAACGAGACGGCGAACGCCACCACGACCGCCGCGGGCGAGGCCGCCGCGACGACCACTGCGACCGAGACCACCGCGGCGGCGGAGCAGACGACTATGGAAGCGATGGCGACCACGACCGCCGAGGAGAGTGCCGAGACGACCGCTGAGATGGAGACGACGACCACTCTTCCGGCGACGACGGACGTCGAGCGGAACGTGACCGCGACGTTCGTCGTGCCCGACGGCGACAACGTCACGGTGACCCTCCGGGTCGCCGACGAGTCCGAGGAGCGCCAGCGGGGGTTGATGTACCGACAGTCGCTGGCCGACCGGAGCGGCATGGTGTTCGTCTACGACGAGCGCGATCCGCGCACATTCTGGATGAAGAACACCTACGTCGACCTCGACATCATCTTCGTCGCCCCGAACGGGACGGTGCTGAACGTCGAACACGCCCAGGCCCAGCCGAACGCCCCGGACTCGGAGGTGGACCGGTACAGTAGCGACGGGCAGGCGAAGTACGTGGTCGAACTCCCGCGCGGGTTCGCCAACGAGACCGGCGTCGGTCCGGGCACGGAGCTCGTCTTCGAAGGTCCGGTTCCCGAAGCGGGACCAGGCACGGCGACGGTGACGACCGATGGCGACCAGTCAGAAGCCGCGGGGGCCGAGACGACGACCGCGTCCGGGTAA
- the tpiA gene encoding triose-phosphate isomerase, translating into MKVVVNLKAYPCDPVDVASTASEVADETGADIAVAPQAAHLDRVADTGVETWAQHVSSVEHGSHTGSTLAEAAADAGATGTLLNHSERRLKLADIDASLDAAERAGLETCVCANNPDQIGAVAALGPDAVAVEPPELIGTGTPVSKADPDVVTDAVAAAEAVDDSVPVYCGAGISTGEDLTSARELGAEGVLLASGVAKADDPKAALADLVAPL; encoded by the coding sequence ATGAAGGTCGTCGTCAACCTGAAGGCCTACCCGTGCGACCCGGTCGACGTCGCGAGCACCGCCAGCGAGGTCGCCGACGAGACCGGCGCCGACATCGCCGTGGCGCCCCAGGCCGCCCACCTCGACCGCGTCGCCGACACCGGCGTCGAGACGTGGGCCCAGCACGTCAGTTCGGTCGAACACGGCAGCCACACCGGGTCGACGCTCGCGGAGGCGGCCGCCGACGCGGGCGCGACCGGGACGCTGCTCAACCACTCCGAGCGCCGCCTGAAGCTCGCGGACATCGACGCGTCGCTCGACGCCGCCGAGCGCGCGGGCCTCGAGACCTGCGTCTGCGCGAACAACCCCGACCAGATCGGCGCGGTCGCCGCGCTCGGTCCGGACGCGGTCGCGGTCGAACCGCCCGAACTCATCGGCACCGGCACGCCGGTCAGCAAGGCCGACCCAGACGTGGTCACCGACGCCGTGGCGGCCGCCGAGGCGGTCGACGACTCGGTGCCGGTCTACTGCGGCGCGGGCATCTCGACCGGCGAGGACCTGACGTCGGCCCGGGAGCTCGGCGCCGAGGGCGTGCTGCTGGCGAGCGGCGTCGCCAAGGCCGACGACCCGAAGGCGGCGCTGGCGGACCTCGTCGCGCCCCTGTAA
- a CDS encoding gluconate 2-dehydrogenase subunit 3 family protein, whose product MELTRRDALVALAAGGAAVGAGAVVEDGRVAERLLADDAGGSDAAASDSSPEDHLETLLSVADVVYPAAVSGVEEFVRTYALGRVEDRPEYRAGMVDAVSTLDEYARTWHDAPFRDLDAETRESVLDQMGVDTADPAPEGADRERVRYYLVNELLYALYTSPTGGKLVGIENPQGHPGGTASYRRGPQG is encoded by the coding sequence ATGGAACTGACGCGCCGGGACGCGCTTGTAGCGCTGGCAGCCGGCGGCGCCGCGGTCGGGGCCGGCGCCGTGGTCGAAGACGGCCGGGTCGCTGAACGACTGCTCGCGGACGACGCCGGCGGGAGTGATGCCGCTGCCAGCGATTCCTCCCCCGAGGACCACCTGGAGACCCTGCTCTCGGTCGCGGACGTGGTCTACCCCGCCGCGGTCTCGGGCGTCGAGGAGTTCGTCCGGACCTACGCGCTGGGCCGCGTCGAGGACCGTCCCGAGTACCGCGCGGGGATGGTCGACGCTGTCTCGACGCTCGACGAGTACGCCCGGACGTGGCACGACGCCCCCTTCCGGGACCTCGACGCCGAGACCCGGGAATCGGTGCTCGACCAGATGGGCGTCGACACCGCCGACCCGGCCCCGGAGGGCGCCGACCGCGAGCGCGTCCGGTACTACCTGGTCAACGAACTGCTGTACGCGCTCTACACCTCGCCCACGGGCGGGAAGCTGGTCGGCATCGAGAACCCCCAGGGCCACCCAGGTGGGACCGCGAGCTACCGGCGGGGGCCGCAGGGATGA